In Lathyrus oleraceus cultivar Zhongwan6 chromosome 2, CAAS_Psat_ZW6_1.0, whole genome shotgun sequence, the DNA window gtatccatttatTTTGGCTATCTCTGACACCATGTTTTACTTGCTTATTGctttgcttgttgcctattccaaaggaatcacttggatcatctacatatgatctcaagaggtgaacaattaagaagttttacatcccttaacctCTCACCTTTTTGTTCTCTAAACCTCCATTGGCATGTTAATCCAAAACCAaaaaaaatattgtgcaaacattttcacttcttttcaaattagaaacctaggccttaagcctttgattttcaaacttcattttcacaatacttcttctgaattgaattctaatcatactttgacttcattttgtgaataatcctaattgattaatttcactcattcaattgttttgtggctttgtccattcttgataagttttcatacattagccatagatctcaattatcttagtggttgatgtgaatctcaccttttgtccttagtgattgaattgtaagacttccttgcttattatagggcatggtccctcactagcaagttgaagcttttctcacatggtggatgtgtgtttgtataaggttgagttttctcccgtggataatgaaagacctcagggcttttgtttaaaatcaatccactcatttttttgaaatcttttagccgaactacggcattttgatccttatctttcatgaaaaggtacgtaggcaatgggtttcatccatccaaacacaaaaataataaaaattgtatattcttctctcatcccttcaatcaatgttttgcacaaaaatatttctTAAACAAATaatgatacaacaagttgtgaaaagaggttccctaggatgcattgggtgcctaacaccttccctttgcataattacccccttacccggatctctgacctttcattagttttctatgtgtaaaacttcttaggcttttgttcgctttttagtcattcctttggataaataaaagtgcggtggcgactctatctttgtatgctttgcttttgatttagtcaataaattataaagtgacgaatacaccgctacacacactaaagctcgactacggatactttaagaatagtgtccttatgtttaatgtgttctcatgattaagtcacacttaatacattaaacggactatctattccatggactttattaatcaaccataataaagaaaaagccttttattaataaataattcgatacaagtaccaaaagtattggcctctagggcttacaccaacataaactacatcttttaaaataaaaatgtGTCAGGAAGGTAAAAACAAGGAAGCAATTCATATCTCCATCACTGATATTCTAGCTTCGTCTCCCACAATGACCTTCGCCTCAACATCACTTGGTTtcctcagacttttgaaccccTGCAAAGAATTCACGACATGAATAGTGACACCTGAGTCCAACCACCAAGGTTTGGAAGGAACATCTATtatatttgaattaaaataagCTAAATCTAGGATTGTACCTTTCTTTTCAAGTTTCTTTTTTAAGATAAAACAAGCATCTGCCTTATGTTCATACTTTTTGCAGTACTTGCACTCCCCTTTAAAGAATTTTCTTTTAAAAGACTTCACCTTAGGCTCCAGATATTATGTTGTCCTTTTtcctttattatcatcaaaatgACGTTTTCCCTTGTGGAAGTTTTTCTTGAAATAATTTGTTCATGAAGTAGAAGCAACAAACTgaacactttgagcttttgtcTTTTTTCATAGAATCTTCCTCTTTAGTTACTATGGCTATCATCTCATCCACAGACCATTCAACTTAATGGGTATTATAGGAGGTCTTCGTAACATCAAATTGAGGAGGCAAAGATTCAAGAACCCTCCAAATTAGAGTGCTCTCACCAATTTCAACTTTGAGAGCTTTCAGCTTATTATAATAGTGGATCAATTTCATAATATACTCACGCACACCACTAACACCATCATACTTAGTTTTATGAAATAGAGAGAGATACTCACATTTCTTAGCCTTATCAAAATGAGTGAACTTTTCACCAACAAATTTTAAATAATCTTTAGCACTCTCACTTTCAGGTATGCTTTTTCTAATGGATTTTTTTTTCATAATGTAAAATATCACCTTAAGGCACTCTATTAGAGTGTTTCTATTTTTCATAAAGAGTCCTCTGAGCTTCCGTAGACGCGTCAGTAATAGCATAAGAATTTTCAGTTCTCAGAGCCAAGTCAAGGTTGGCTATAGCCAAATAAAGGTCAATGGACTCTTTCCAGTCCTCATAATTGGTCTCATTCAGAGTTTTGACATAGTTAGGAAAAGAGGTTGTTATGAAAGAATAAGGAAACATTAAGTGAATAAATATGTAACATAAGAAAAATGATTTCACACCTACCCGTCAAACATTTCCCTAATAAAACTCTAGCTCATTATGATCTTACATAAGAAATACAATAATAAACATAAACTTATATTTTATCAAATTTTTAATATTGATAGGATATTTAAACATGATAAAATAAACATAAAGTGCCAACAATATTTTGTATCATAACAAAATCACACTAATAATAATATACCGATAAGGTATAGTTCTTACTAATATAATATAGATcataaaattttatttattttgaatttatATCAATAATAATATATCAATAAGATATGATTattattaatataaataatttttatccccaactaattaattaattaattatcaCACAAAATTCATATAATTATACTTACAAGTCAATAATATTTATGTTTAACAAATATcataattatttcattttattaatcaagtattaataattattaatatAAATTGAGATAAAGCACTTGTCGGGAGTAATAAAAATAGTAATATCCAAAATATTTGTACGCTATAATAATCGGTAcatgattattattattattaagggattaattactatacactgtcagtgtaaaacGTTTTACAttgtcgattcatcaccatcaccagtttgcattattttatagatttttaaaataaaagtcaaacttgtttcaatatccaacgtctatggttaactgacggtgtaaaacTCTTTTAtactgtcagtgtatttcaattaaattctattattaattaatattattattattattattttaatttaaaaatgGTAATTATGGGTAAAAGAGATTTGTTGtgatttttttacaaaaataacccactttttcatagaaattcccaaaatacccctggtttcaaaaaaattcccaaactacctcacttttaggaggaggcgccaattcaattggcgactcctcttaaatGCTTGAATGgaggtgccaattggattggctagggcatatgccctagccaatccaattggcgcccctgtgtatAAGTTGAtaggaggcgccaattggattggcacctcagtgtaaaatgcaattatttttggtaaatggtatacgtgatagataaatttgaaataggaccaattgatattaataaaattttccgtttacacaaaaaagcctaatgatgatgaccgggatcacctaaccgaccttcGGTCCCACATCCTTTAGCTACCCTAactcgtggccctaacccacgttgatgattcagtactggtgtttgagcatctgaggggccaggagcgtcactaccaactacaggagaaggcctattgaggtagtcagacaagttGGCATAGTCTTCAatatgcatcgatggtgtaccgccgtagctgagttcatgacccatgccataaaagttgggttgtggttgactcattgatgggcgaccgggacggttgaagggagacatgggtgtgaatgatgcatcgaggaaaggttggaaaggttgttggggtgtttggtagagatagggttgtttgttattttggttttgtgaggtttgggcttcttggctatggtaggaggaggggcggttggtgttgaatgatcgttgagtgttttgTCTAAGGagactttggtagggtgatggggtgggtgcgaagcgatgttgggtctcaggttgatggtcaatttgttggtggtggtatggggtatgcccttgatattggggttgggtgtatgacatgttttttgttgtatgtttgtgtgttggttgaacggaacatttgacggacagggggttgtgtgtatccgatcttacactgttgttagggatttgatgttgaggtgtcaggtgtgtaagtcatctggcgtgggtcgtacaggtacatatccttggcgatgaactgaaaaccaaccaatctgtaccaagccatataagtacgactttATTTTTCTTCAATTGGCATGACTGCGTtagttaagacatggtcatggcggtgcttccatttgcgacactcagatcttgcgaagcttttccatggattgaagttccattggtcgttaactttgcgcatatgccattctcctaggctagctgggggatctgggatgttttggggcatacctaattgcaacttcacacgatcattgttgtgcatctccacagttgttaaccgtattatcggtgtgcatgcagtccatacggccgcgtcttcagcgttgacctcatggtcatgatccaaattaaggtatggacgccaaatgaactgaaatatGAAAGAAGATAGGATTGTAATCttggtagaagaagttaacaaattataacgaaataattaagttattatccttacgtctatcggtcgaaggtgatccaacagattGCGATATTGAGTAATACAATGTCTTGGACATCTattgtaactcataccacgtgcataccatctacaccaaaaaggtaaaaatattagttagagataataatatttaaataaataagtaaagatatagcaatttaaacaacttacttttgtgcatacggaaatgtgaaagggttgttgttgacgggtgctagggacagtagtcttgaccaaccccatgcttgtagcaaaacagcacatccagaaaatgtagatgtgtctttgtgtgagtttttgcacaagaagctatagagataggctagacaagaAGATTCCCAAttgtaacttcctattctatctacatgtctaagtaaaggtaaatacataatatgcatgctagaaccactaccttcgggaaataaaaatgaaccaattaacaacataatgtaacacttagtttttattattcgagcatctttGGTAGAATGttcatctaagtataaactattatagtacgacttaaggcgtgaaagtagtataccttgacctgttgcgttatcatctaacaaatcagtctccaagagatccatgcaaattgaatttgcatacTTGGTTTCaccattaacagccttaccttcaatgggcagtcccaaaagcatgtagacgtcttctaacgtcacggtacactcaccggttgggaaccgaaatgtgtgtgtctctggtcgccatctttcgcataaagctagaatgaatttgttatctacggaccaagacaaaatcttgcttatattaccaaaatcggcgagttcaacataaggttgaatcattgggtccatatggacatattcgtggacccaagtcaggaaccttgatacatcctataaaagaaagaacaaaaaacttgactaagttggtatgttaaaataaaagggggttggtgaagatgaaactacaaaaagttgttgcagatgaaagaaaaaaagttaacaaaagaaaaaacttacatgtgttgcgatgtttgcaaccgttcctctatgtgattcgtccattgtgaggatagacattttgtcggggggttggtgcagatgaaactacaagaagttgttgcagatgaaattgtagaagaagtagtgagagtgatggtgtggaagaagtgttgatggtgtggatgtatttataggcaaatgaatgggagcatgaaaagttgtgcttgcatggtgtctccaattgaattggtgCCCATGTACAACTTGTACATGGTatcgccattcaaattggcgcctccatagggacatgcatgcatgacctaggtctgattgcttggtttcgaggtctgcatgcatgctttgacaaggtgTCGCCAAATGGATTGACGCCCATGTGCAAGGAACGAATGAGGGCGCCAATTCATTTGaagtgtgtgtctgcatgtctgacacatggatgtcctctctcttgcatgctaaacgtgtcacttcttagtagcttgcatggttgacacatcatttcggactagcttgcatgtgcAACACGTCAGTTTGAACTAGCTtgcatgtgagacacttcactcccctatttaagtgtcttactatcaacatccaagacacttcactcacattcatatgcagtaagaaaatagttttcatctgtacaatgtcatcttcaccaaaatgcagtgtcaacgttcactgcaacggtgaaacatacgagtctgagttatatggtttttgttttcgaaacactaataccattagactcacgatcaagggaaatgcaaccttcttgcatttgaaaaaaagaatacaatcatgtataggatcgggtattgtgtcaaagatcacgtatcaaaatccaatatttttttagaatagtcaatgcaagtttttcccccttaaggtacgagacgatgaagatgttgaatacatgtttgttagttATGAACATTCAGGCCGcaattgtattgagttgtacattactcttcaaccatgtataccatctcagcagtctcaaataaccagtcaggatgaatctggtgaatttgatccacaatggtcagatgacgtcaacccagaagcagaagcagaagtggacgtcgttgatgaggaagaagaggagactgagatacaagttgatcacatgctgaacaacgacatataagatgatgatcaaccaccaccaatacctcttagtcatgtctacaatccgcctcaacatatgacaaatatggatctgcacgacgatgaaacatccaatAGTGTTTTCTATAATTTGTATCCAAGATCAAAAGGtgaattaaaggtgggagacatgtttcgtaccaaagaagaatgtgttctagctaccaaaaaattccacatgaacaactctgctgattttatagtgaaacgcactgattctaaAAGGTATattatcgaatgtcgtaacatcctttgtaagtttcgtttggtTGTGTCTTACAAAAAGgaaaatgactcttgggagatcgcttcaatagacccacctcacagttgcattgcaactaacgttgaacaagatcaccgtaaactaagtgatgcattgatatgtcaagacattctgccgttggttaataaagacccatcagtgaaggtgagtataattatatcccatatcagaataacatataattatactccatcttataagaaagcctggattgcgaggacaaaggctgttgaacaagtattcggcaactgggaggattcatacaaagaattgccacggtttttataGGCACTAAAAACATATATCCCAGGAACTGTGGTAATTATGGAGACATTATCAGCGATGATGCCAGATGGAACATGTGTTACAGGTgatagaatctttcaccgtctcttttgggcatttgacccgtgcatcaaaggtttcgcattctgcaaacctattattcaaattgatggcacttggttatacggaaaatacaagggtactttgcttatggcggttgcataagacgacaacaacaatgtctttcccattgcctttactctggttgaaggtgaaacggctggtggatgaggtttctttcttcgatatctcagaacgcatgtggctccacaagccaatctctgtttgatttctgataggcatgctgccattgagagtgcctacaacaaccatgacaacggatggcatgatcctccttctacccatgtctattgcatcagacacattgcacaaaacttcatgcgtgctataaaagataagaatcttcacaagaaggtggtgaattttgggtatgctctaactcagccgtcatttcaatattatcgtgatgaaattagactgtctaatgaagacgcagggagatggctaaataacataccagtgGAGCAGTGGGCAATGGCATTTGACAAAGGTTGTtgatggggccacatgacaacaaaccttgtggaatgcatgaacagtctttgaccgtcataggcaaaatttcatgaaagaggagagcatcaaagctaaCACATATgttgtaacagtctttgaccgtcataggcaaaatttcagcgtccaggaaacaatggaccacaatgaggggagaccaaatttagcctaagatgttagactaaacagaagttgaTGCGATTATGGAAAATTCCAGGtcttccgcattccttgctcccatgtcattgcagcatgcgtttatactcgtcaagacgcttacaaccatttatttgatgtgtacaaggccgtcaccgtcatgaatgtatataatcaaagctgctcggtactaccaatggaggaatactggcctccatatgaaggtgatatagtttggcacaacgacgagatgcgtagaaagaaaagaggaaggccaaacaacacacgtatcaggacagaaatggattccacatataaaatgataagattatgtagtatctgtcgtcaaccaggacacaacaagaacaactgtcccaatcgaggagcatcatctgagtcttaagctttttgtaacattgtatttctgtaaccttcaatcattatatatcattaagtttttgttacaacgaggttcacaacaaacatcggtacaaaataagctatctgaaaaaaggtatatttctaactgattacaacaatccaattgatgtcatctcgaccaAACATtatttccctagcatccttatcagtcttcattcgcacccaaccaaagatattgtcaagtctctcaatacttctaattcttttctcttttggtattttcccatctaaccaacgaaccaactccctcttcagttgattgaacgtagtgatgttccagaacagcATCAACATCTaaggtttgtctctcgcataaatcacctttctGTATCGGCGAagaacaccaaacatgattgccaaatgattaaataagatgtggaacaatgacccacacaacgcatctatttataacaaaaaaaatgcattttacactgaggcgccaatccaattggcgtctcctctcaaataatacacaggggcgccaattggattggcgcatgcattcaatttttaagaggagttgccaattgaattgacgtctcctcctaaaagtggggtagtttgagattttttttgaaaccaggggtattttggaaatttccttgaaaaaatagattatttttgtaaaaaattcatTTGTTGTATATGCCCTAAGACCATGTGAATCCTGCCCCAAATTGAAATTTGATATAATACCTCTTGTTTGTTTCTATATTTATTTTGTTTCATCTTGGAATTTGGAATTGGAATTAAAGGGGAAATCCACTTGCCTTGCATGGTAGGAAAAACGGGTTATCCGACCCTTTTTTTCTTAATGAAAAACAACAAAATTATATccattttaattgttatttaaaaaTGGAATTATTCTACATATTTATTTCAAGAATCGTTGATCGATAATTGCAAACCGAGAATTTAAGATTCTTaacaaaaaataaacaaaacacGGCTTCTCAATGAAATATGAATAAAATATAGTTTGGATTTCATAATAAGGTTTGGATTTCATAATATTGTTTGTGTTTCACAACGTAAccacacatatatatatatacactacgccaaaaaagacctatgagagcgcttcttttggcctttaaaagcgcttaaaagcgctgccgtaggtggcgctgctataggttttagcagcgctttttgtttactaaaaagcgctgctaaaggttgtcaatagagagcgctttttagtaaaaagcgctgctaaaggtggtatatagacaacctttaagagcgctttttactaaaaagcgctctctattgacaacctttagcagcgcttttgagtaaaaagcgctcttaaaggttgtctatataccacctatagcagcgctttttactaaaaagcgctctctattgacaacctttagcagcgctttttactaaaaagcgctgtcttttcCTCTAGTAAAATAACAAAACGCTGCCTTCAGTTTAAGCCTACCATTTCAACCTGTAATATTTTTTGGGAATAATCTCATAAACCTGTAAATCAAGCCTCTCTAATTCAagcatttggagtcataattcaagcatttgtaattttttaaaccaacacaagcaaaccaacataagaatgaacacatttggagtcataattcaagcaaaccaacacaaggatagataggcactgaacacatttggagtcataattcaagcatttgtaattttttaaagcaaaccaacacaagaatgaacacattaatctatccatgaaattaaagatatcactaaaattataaagaactatacacaagtcaaaactaatatgttatacggcctatttggagtcataactaatctgttaaaaatataaagaactatacacttgccaaccagaaaccattcttcatcaaagtattcatgttattttgaaaccattatatactaattaatcttttctcaataaaatattgacacaattcctccttgatttgttccaactgcagtctcgtgtaatgagcacacttgtattcatcaaagtactacataacaaaacataatatgcatgatttagttaaaagtaataaataatatgaaatattcgataaatattaaaacaaatcCTAAGTTATAAATCCATACCGTGATTGGAATCTCTATTTGATTCATATTAATGATTTCCCTCATAAACCTCATTACAAAGTATCCGCAATCGATACCGTTGCGCTGTAGAGGACACTACATAGAAAAAAAATAAGAATGTATAGTTATCTTTTCTTATCAAGTAGCatcactattataagcaaaattGTGAAAATTAAAGTACCTGCACTTTTATCCACGTAATGTTGCTGGATTTAGTACGTGGTACTCGAGCTTGTCTTTGAGATCGGAACACTTTTATTGatctaacaaaataaaaacatatatttaGAACAATCTCACATAAATATACACGAATATTTAGAACAGTCTCACTTACGTATCAACTAATTGCTTCATATCCGGATAATTTGTCCATTCACCATCTATCGAATTCAGAAAATATACCACTTCTTTTAAAGGATCAATAGCAAGCAACAACCAGTGACACctataaattaaaacaaaagtttataTGGAAATTTTTTACGTAAAAGAAACAATTAAAGATTAGAATAAACTTAGAATTAAAATCTAACCCTGAATTATACGGCCAAAGATACAAGTTGTTTGTACTGCTGGCCATGAATCTCTTGACTAAGTACTCTCTACATGAATCTGGTTCCCTAcaaattaatatttttcatttCAAAATGTGAAGCAATTTGGAATGCAATATGTAGTTGGACTTTCATATTGATCAGTTTGCTATTATTGGACTATTACTACTCAGATGTACTATACTTTACTGCACACCTTACTATTTCCCATGAGAGTTGTGTAAACAGTAACTAGCTGAAGTGCATTCAGTCAGATCTCAGATTCAGTTATGACAGCTTCTACTGTGATAGATAGGAGCCACCTTTTGTAAAGTAACAATCAGAGTTATCGATAGCGGCGCTACCCCAGGATAGTGGCCCGGAGCAGTGAACTAAAAAGCAAAATCTTAGTAGTGACTTTAAATGATATTCAAGTGTTTGAGCATCATGCTCCTATATATGCACAAAGATAATTCAACATTACCACCAATATGCTAACATAAAGTTAAATGTTTAAAATCTCATTACCAATACTAGGCATGAAGTGTCGTATCCTCAATGCATGAAGATGGTCATCAAGGATGAAATGCAATAAAACGCAATGGTTCATTATTTTAGCGATAAATCAAGCTACTAATGAAAGAATCTTTTTCATTTTACCAATAACTAACTAGACAGAAAACTTGATTGATATGCTAAATGATCATTCATAGTAGATAGAAAAGAACAAAATTTACCGAATCCTAATTGATCCTTGTAAGAGGAGAAAGGTTCTTGAACATCTTCCTTTGGTGCAATATCCTTAACAAGCTCCTTATATGCTTTCCTCTCAGCTAAATCTTCCAACTTTTTTAACCTTGCTTTCAATTCCTCACTCTTCATACCAAATGATCAACATAAAAAATCAATTACTTGCAGAAATTGTTGAACAATTATAGCAGTATGTAACACAATCTAACAAATCTTTTCCATACCAAATCAATTTAATTAATCATATCTCAAGAACAAATTTTGAAACTAgtaaaattaaataaaatctGAAAATTAATCTCCGTTTATGAGAATTATGAAAAACATGAAAGGTAATGAAATTAGGGTTTGACCTTTTCTCTGGGCTTAGGGCTTGAGAAGACGAAGCCGGTCCCGGATAAGAGTCTGATCAATTCGGGTCTGGTGGATGGATCAGAGGAGATCCAGACAGCACGAAGTGGCTCGTACGGTATTTCGGATTGGATGAGGAGTTCGGAGGAAGTTTGCCGGAGTTGAGAGGAGAGAGTGGGATCGTTGGAGGCTCCGGAAAGGAAAACTCGAATGGAATTGGTACTGGATAGGATCAACCCGACCCGGTTGGAGTTATTTTCAGTAACCATTAGTTGTTTCTCTGTATGCGATGAGGAGGAGCAGAACGGAACTTCGAGTTAGAAAGAGAGAGAAGGAAAACCTGGAAGAAACTTCTTACCGATTGAGGCGGCCAACAACGAAATCCGGCGGCGTTTCCCGGCGAATTGAGGTTCGTTTTGCTGGAGCTGTTGAGCTTCGTTGAGTAGGGTTTTTCCAGGGCAGCGAGAGCTTCGAACGAGAGAGAGTGAAAGAGGGATTTCTGAAAGTCAGGGATTTTGTAATATtagatttattataatttttataaatgacctatgagagcgcttttaccttaaaagcgctttcataagtctgaaacccatgagacctataagagcgcttttaccttaaaagcgctttcataagtgtgaaactcatagatgtgagactgagacctataagagcgcttttaccttaaaagcgctttcataagtggagacctataagagcgcttttaccttaaaagcgctttctttacataggcgaattttttttcaagctattacagcgctttttttaaaaagcgctttctttttggtgctgccaaaagcactttttggcgtagtgatatatatatatatatatatatatatatatatatatatatatatatatatatatatatatatatatatatatatatatatatatatatatatatatatatatatatatgtcttTGTGTTTCACAATCAGACACGGCTTATTGATGGTATTCGCGTTCTGATTAGACATAGAAGATTTCTTATGGAATGATGTGTTGGCACTTGACAATAACTTGAGCGATAATACTTTATAAATGGGTGTCAAATATATAACGAGGATAagaaaaatattataataaataaaaataaagttaATTTAGTATTTAGGGGTTAAAGATAATAGAAAGATATATATCTTAAGAAGTTCAAAATGAAAACTAAAACTAGagataaaaaaaataatttttcataTAATCTTTTATATAGGTACATATCCTAAAATATATTAGTAGACACACAATGTTAAATAATCATTTTTTGGC includes these proteins:
- the LOC127123863 gene encoding uncharacterized protein LOC127123863; its protein translation is MVTENNSNRVGLILSSTNSIRVFLSGASNDPTLSSQLRQTSSELLIQSEIPYEPLRAVWISSDPSTRPELIRLLSGTGFVFSSPKPREKSEELKARLKKLEDLAERKAYKELVKDIAPKEDVQEPFSSYKDQLGFGKFCSFLSTMNDHLAYQSSFLEPDSCREYLVKRFMASSTNNLYLWPYNSGCHWLLLAIDPLKEVVYFLNSIDGEWTNYPDMKQLVDTSIKVFRSQRQARVPRTKSSNITWIKVQCPLQRNGIDCGYFVMRFMREIINMNQIEIPITVMENLMTKFNRKDESSLMLWPRCLGHISWPRIEILIKDGILHNLDFSDFETCVDSLKGKFNAKSRNTKANKCEYMLQLIHAYMCEPITPNVMGGYRYFINFIEDFSRFGWIELLQDKSSSLDTFKYFKAAIELKT